A genome region from Schlesneria paludicola DSM 18645 includes the following:
- a CDS encoding S1C family serine protease, whose translation MNSSRVTIPAFQTWQQLMTARHQRSSYPAFLIRSLPILAIMSVLLTSSTTASAQSMSGTIGRVAPKVVKIFGAGGGKNLYSYGSGFLVSPQGHIVTAQSHILDSDTVAVVLHDGRRFEGKVIAAEPPLDMALLKIEAEGLPYFDLTQATTAAPGSRVLGFSNAFKVATGDEPVSVIHGVIAAKTNLTARRGAFESPYTGPVYVVDAVTNNSGAAGGVLTTWDGRLIGMIGKELRNTQTNTWLNYVMPIEELRETIDQIIAGRFSSKKPDDENEDGIVKARPRRYEAADFGFVTIPDVVARTPAYIDRVLPGSLAEAAGLKPNDLILFVGDLLVPSCRILQDELGRLESGDQLKLVVRRDDKLVTFTLAVPKKEEE comes from the coding sequence ATGAATTCCTCACGAGTGACGATTCCCGCCTTTCAGACCTGGCAACAACTCATGACAGCACGACATCAGCGATCTTCATATCCCGCGTTTCTGATCCGGTCGTTGCCCATTCTTGCGATCATGAGCGTGCTGCTGACCTCTTCGACCACAGCGTCGGCACAATCGATGTCGGGCACGATCGGACGTGTCGCCCCCAAAGTGGTGAAGATTTTTGGTGCGGGCGGCGGAAAAAATCTGTACTCGTACGGATCGGGATTTCTGGTATCCCCGCAAGGGCATATCGTCACAGCGCAAAGCCACATTCTGGACAGTGACACCGTCGCCGTGGTCTTACACGACGGACGCCGGTTTGAAGGAAAAGTCATCGCCGCGGAACCGCCGCTCGACATGGCACTTCTGAAAATCGAAGCAGAAGGGTTGCCATATTTCGATCTGACGCAGGCGACCACCGCCGCCCCCGGCAGTCGCGTACTGGGCTTCAGCAATGCATTCAAAGTCGCGACCGGCGACGAGCCCGTGTCTGTGATTCACGGAGTGATCGCCGCAAAAACCAACCTGACAGCACGACGCGGTGCCTTCGAGTCGCCCTACACCGGCCCCGTCTATGTCGTCGATGCCGTTACGAACAATTCCGGTGCCGCGGGTGGAGTCCTGACCACTTGGGACGGACGCTTGATTGGCATGATCGGAAAAGAGCTACGAAACACGCAGACGAACACCTGGTTGAACTATGTGATGCCGATCGAAGAACTGCGTGAAACCATTGATCAGATCATCGCCGGACGATTCTCGTCCAAGAAACCAGACGACGAAAACGAAGATGGCATCGTCAAAGCAAGACCCCGACGATACGAGGCAGCGGACTTTGGCTTTGTGACAATTCCCGATGTCGTGGCACGAACCCCAGCCTACATCGATCGTGTTCTTCCGGGATCGCTGGCCGAAGCAGCCGGACTGAAACCAAACGACTTGATCCTGTTCGTCGGCGACTTGCTCGTTCCGTCGTGCCGTATCCTGCAGGATGAGCTGGGACGACTGGAAAGCGGCGACCAACTGAAGCTGGTGGTCCGCCGCGACGACAAGCTCGTCACGTTCACTCTCGCCGTCCCCAAGAAGGAAGAAGAGTAG
- a CDS encoding IS3 family transposase produces MSIRRQCALLGLHRSNVYYEPVSVSEEDLRLMRLIDEQYLQHPHLGSRGMVSHLARHGELVNRKKIQRLLREMGLKSLAPSPRTTQRAVGHKIYPYLLRDVEIVRPNQ; encoded by the coding sequence GTGAGCATTCGTCGGCAGTGCGCGCTGCTGGGCCTGCATCGCTCGAACGTGTATTACGAACCGGTCAGCGTGAGCGAAGAAGATCTTCGTTTGATGCGACTGATTGACGAGCAGTATCTCCAACATCCGCATCTGGGCAGTCGCGGGATGGTGTCTCATCTGGCACGGCATGGTGAGTTGGTCAATCGCAAGAAAATACAGCGATTACTGAGAGAAATGGGGCTTAAGTCTCTTGCCCCGAGTCCTCGGACGACACAGCGAGCGGTCGGGCACAAGATCTACCCGTACCTTTTGCGAGATGTTGAGATCGTGCGTCCCAATCAGG
- the cobA gene encoding uroporphyrinogen-III C-methyltransferase, whose amino-acid sequence MSDLPPKLPMPGTVYLVGAGPGDPGLLTLRGAECLSRADIVLYDGLVNPLLLRHTHARAERTCRAEGPQGRVIQQEEINQRLVEAALSGKTVVRLKGGDPFIFGRGSEEAAALAAAGIPFEVVPGITAATAAAVYTGISLTHRDHASAVAFITGHEDPTKQSSLDYRALAAFPGTLVFYMGLHRLPTIVQSLADAGKPTSTPVCVVSRATQPRQRTVTGTLAEIAGLAKAADLHAPSLVIIGECVRVREQAHWFEDRPLFGQSIGIARPADQATEIGLRAVELGALPVFLPTIEIAPPDDWQDVDAVLPRLGEFDWIVFSSVNGVEGLLGRLWQTGRDVRALAAARLAVIGPGTAQALEKFALRADLVPPEFRAEALAEVLRPHVAGKRVLWARASRGRDVLSTALVAAGARVEELVVYQNRDVHELPAAALHELEAGQLDWIALSSPSIARNLARLVTDAARHHIGTRTRLVSISPVTTAAAKEVGLPIAVEATEYTWNGLFAAMIAAVHS is encoded by the coding sequence ATGTCCGATCTTCCGCCAAAATTGCCGATGCCTGGAACTGTTTATCTTGTGGGAGCCGGGCCGGGTGATCCAGGATTGTTGACGCTACGCGGTGCCGAATGCCTGTCGCGTGCCGATATCGTGCTCTATGACGGTCTGGTCAACCCGTTGCTTCTGCGTCATACCCATGCACGCGCGGAACGAACATGTCGCGCCGAAGGGCCACAGGGGCGAGTCATCCAGCAGGAAGAGATCAATCAACGGCTGGTTGAGGCCGCGTTGTCGGGTAAGACGGTGGTACGATTAAAGGGTGGTGATCCGTTCATCTTCGGGCGTGGTTCGGAAGAGGCGGCGGCGCTCGCCGCGGCGGGAATTCCCTTTGAAGTCGTGCCTGGAATTACTGCCGCAACGGCTGCAGCCGTTTACACCGGAATCTCGCTGACGCACCGCGATCACGCGTCCGCGGTGGCGTTTATCACGGGTCATGAAGATCCGACGAAGCAGAGTTCGCTTGATTATCGGGCTTTGGCCGCATTTCCGGGAACGCTCGTATTCTATATGGGGCTACATCGGCTACCGACGATTGTGCAGTCGCTGGCTGATGCCGGTAAGCCCACCAGTACGCCCGTCTGTGTTGTCAGTCGCGCCACACAGCCGCGGCAGCGGACCGTGACCGGTACCTTGGCCGAGATCGCGGGGTTGGCGAAGGCCGCCGACCTGCACGCGCCGTCGCTGGTCATTATTGGCGAGTGCGTCCGAGTGCGCGAGCAGGCGCATTGGTTTGAAGATCGGCCGTTGTTCGGTCAGTCGATCGGCATCGCGCGACCTGCCGATCAAGCCACCGAAATTGGATTGCGTGCAGTGGAATTAGGGGCATTGCCCGTCTTTTTGCCGACGATCGAAATTGCTCCGCCAGACGATTGGCAGGACGTTGATGCGGTTCTGCCGCGATTAGGAGAGTTCGACTGGATCGTGTTTTCCAGCGTCAATGGTGTCGAAGGATTGTTGGGGCGGTTATGGCAGACGGGACGCGATGTTCGGGCACTGGCCGCCGCGCGGCTGGCTGTGATTGGTCCAGGTACGGCGCAGGCACTTGAGAAATTTGCGTTGCGGGCGGATCTCGTTCCACCCGAATTTCGGGCGGAAGCGCTGGCCGAGGTTTTGCGTCCGCATGTTGCGGGCAAGCGAGTCCTGTGGGCTCGGGCGAGTCGTGGGCGCGACGTTCTATCCACGGCGCTCGTGGCTGCTGGAGCTCGGGTTGAAGAGCTGGTTGTCTATCAGAACCGTGACGTACATGAACTTCCCGCGGCAGCTTTACACGAGCTCGAAGCGGGGCAGCTCGATTGGATTGCACTGTCTAGTCCCTCGATCGCACGGAATCTGGCCCGGTTGGTTACGGACGCGGCACGCCATCACATTGGAACACGGACGAGACTTGTCAGTATCAGTCCGGTGACGACCGCGGCTGCGAAGGAAGTTGGCCTGCCGATCGCCGTCGAAGCGACAGAGTACACCTGGAACGGGCTGTTCGCGGCGATGATTGCCGCGGTTCACTCCTAA
- the thrS gene encoding threonine--tRNA ligase, whose protein sequence is MLQVKLPDGSVVEHPDHATAFDVAAKISPRLASAAIGAVVAGTVTDVMRPLAEATTERPVPVQLLTEKDAASLAILRHSCAHVMARAVMRLWPDVELAFGPTTGQGFYYDISCSHTISEDDFPRIEAEMQKIVDQGEPFERFICDREEALKLVDGLSQTLKVEHINTGLATHPTVSFYRQGEFVDLCRGPHIPDAKRIKAFKLLSVAGAYWKGDASGKQLQRLYGTAWFSTKDLDAYLDQVNEAKRRDHRVLGKQLNLFAISQDVGQGLCLWLPKGATIRATLEDFIKRELIARGYQPVYSPHIGRVDLYETSGHFPYYRESQFAPIFGHDAGALVDYWVRRLDSQITDNTPFSADDERKLADSARLMGADLSGYPTGSTPQARKDYLRVWEKQQERYLLKPMNCPHHVQIYKAQQRSYRDLPVRLAEFGTVYRHEQSGELNGMLRVRGLTQDDAHLFVTPEQVVEEFKSTLELVKFVLASVGLNDYRVQLSCRDSKNKSKYVGTDEGWENAQNALRQVLTELQMPFIEREGEAAFYGPKTDFMVRDCIGREWQLGTVQLDFNLPERFQLEYVGADNQTHRPVMIHRAPFGSMERFTGMLIEHFAGAFPLWLAPEQIRVMSISDKFEDYARTVESRFRAAGFRVTSDLRGAKINAKVRDAQVELIPYMLIVGGRDVENGTVSVRDRIDGDLGAMPLEAALEKLQQEVAERRIRQVSEKKFQQFDDAGEAANEY, encoded by the coding sequence ATGCTTCAGGTAAAATTGCCCGATGGTTCCGTCGTGGAACATCCCGATCACGCAACGGCGTTCGACGTCGCCGCGAAGATCAGCCCTCGTCTTGCCTCAGCAGCCATCGGCGCGGTGGTCGCCGGCACCGTCACCGACGTGATGCGTCCGCTTGCCGAAGCAACGACCGAACGTCCGGTTCCGGTTCAACTGCTGACCGAGAAAGACGCGGCATCGCTGGCGATCCTGCGGCATTCCTGTGCGCACGTCATGGCGCGCGCCGTCATGCGTTTGTGGCCGGATGTCGAGCTGGCCTTTGGTCCCACAACCGGACAGGGCTTCTACTACGATATTTCCTGCTCGCATACGATCAGCGAAGACGATTTCCCGCGCATTGAAGCGGAAATGCAAAAGATCGTCGATCAGGGCGAACCGTTCGAGCGATTCATCTGCGACCGCGAGGAAGCATTGAAACTCGTCGACGGATTGTCACAGACGCTGAAAGTCGAACATATCAACACCGGTCTGGCGACCCATCCCACCGTCAGCTTCTATCGACAGGGGGAATTCGTCGATCTTTGCCGCGGTCCACATATCCCCGATGCCAAACGTATCAAGGCGTTCAAACTGCTGTCCGTCGCAGGTGCGTACTGGAAGGGCGACGCCAGCGGCAAGCAACTCCAACGCCTGTATGGAACCGCCTGGTTTTCCACCAAGGACCTTGATGCGTATCTCGATCAGGTCAACGAAGCCAAACGGCGCGACCATCGCGTGCTCGGAAAACAGTTGAATCTGTTCGCGATCAGCCAGGACGTGGGGCAGGGGCTCTGCCTGTGGCTTCCCAAGGGTGCAACTATCCGCGCCACGCTCGAAGACTTCATCAAGCGCGAACTGATTGCCCGCGGGTATCAACCCGTCTATTCGCCACACATTGGTCGCGTGGATCTGTACGAAACCAGCGGACATTTTCCCTACTACCGCGAATCCCAATTCGCACCGATCTTCGGCCACGACGCAGGAGCTCTCGTCGATTATTGGGTCCGTCGCCTGGACAGCCAGATCACGGATAACACTCCGTTCTCGGCGGACGACGAACGTAAGCTGGCTGATTCCGCCCGCCTGATGGGTGCCGATCTCTCGGGTTACCCCACTGGGTCAACACCGCAAGCGCGGAAAGACTACTTGCGCGTCTGGGAAAAACAGCAAGAGCGTTATCTCTTGAAGCCCATGAACTGCCCGCACCATGTTCAGATCTACAAGGCACAGCAGCGCAGTTACCGCGATCTGCCCGTTCGACTGGCAGAATTCGGCACTGTCTACCGGCACGAACAGTCGGGAGAACTGAACGGCATGCTGCGTGTCCGCGGGCTGACCCAGGACGACGCGCACCTGTTCGTCACACCCGAACAAGTTGTCGAAGAATTCAAGTCGACGCTCGAACTGGTGAAGTTCGTGCTGGCCAGCGTGGGACTGAACGACTACCGCGTGCAATTGTCCTGCCGCGATTCGAAAAACAAATCGAAGTACGTCGGCACGGATGAAGGCTGGGAGAACGCTCAGAACGCACTGCGTCAGGTGCTGACCGAGCTGCAGATGCCATTCATCGAACGCGAAGGCGAGGCCGCGTTCTACGGCCCCAAAACGGACTTCATGGTTCGTGACTGCATCGGACGCGAGTGGCAACTGGGAACTGTTCAGCTCGACTTCAATCTGCCCGAGCGATTCCAATTGGAATATGTCGGTGCCGATAACCAGACTCACCGTCCAGTAATGATCCATCGTGCGCCGTTCGGATCGATGGAACGGTTCACGGGAATGCTGATTGAGCATTTTGCCGGTGCGTTCCCGCTCTGGCTGGCTCCGGAACAGATCCGCGTGATGTCGATCAGCGACAAGTTCGAAGACTATGCTCGTACGGTCGAAAGCCGATTCCGTGCGGCCGGATTCCGCGTGACCAGTGACCTGCGCGGGGCCAAGATCAACGCCAAAGTCCGCGACGCTCAAGTTGAACTAATCCCCTACATGCTGATCGTCGGAGGCCGCGACGTCGAGAACGGCACCGTCTCGGTCCGAGACCGCATCGACGGGGACCTCGGCGCGATGCCCCTGGAAGCCGCCCTGGAAAAGCTCCAGCAGGAAGTCGCCGAACGCCGTATTCGCCAGGTCAGCGAAAAGAAGTTTCAGCAATTCGACGACGCAGGCGAAGCGGCAAACGAGTACTGA
- a CDS encoding DUF1559 domain-containing protein, with the protein MNSQSSRAYRFRRGFTLIELLVVIAIIAVLIALLLPAVQQAREAARRTQCKNNMKQLGLALHNYLDVHGTFPIQYRLNNLPGVLNQVSWIHNILPMIDQGNIYNSWDSNYTWNTGANGVQADPRIGAGGVAAPAQGSNAWLLGRGLPALICPSETSPAVGGVSPGSRIINFNVAATNDMKIGITNYQGVLGSSWVSGTIQVTSGVWGTSRFCGPYDTLSATIQAQYPFRCPSGFMGRGNDGQGIPTRIRDITDGASNSLMLGETSFNQNALSAWFWFNGVLATTAFQLNRPAECAAGLGLPLAQGWNACWSDWPNQQGFSSQHVGGAHFSLCDGSSRFISQNIDLGLYRSLGTIQGGEVIGEF; encoded by the coding sequence GTGAATTCTCAATCGTCTCGTGCTTACCGTTTTCGTCGTGGCTTTACCTTGATTGAACTACTGGTCGTGATTGCGATCATTGCCGTTCTGATCGCCTTGCTGTTGCCCGCGGTGCAACAAGCACGCGAAGCCGCTCGTAGGACCCAATGCAAGAACAATATGAAGCAATTGGGTCTGGCGCTTCACAACTATCTTGATGTTCACGGCACGTTTCCCATTCAGTACCGACTGAACAATCTGCCGGGTGTTCTGAATCAGGTGAGCTGGATTCACAACATCCTTCCGATGATTGATCAGGGAAACATCTACAACAGTTGGGATAGTAATTACACCTGGAACACCGGTGCGAATGGCGTTCAGGCCGATCCACGGATTGGGGCAGGTGGGGTCGCGGCCCCGGCGCAGGGAAGTAATGCATGGTTACTCGGGCGAGGGCTTCCCGCTTTGATCTGCCCCAGTGAGACATCTCCGGCAGTTGGCGGAGTCTCTCCAGGTTCACGCATCATCAACTTCAACGTTGCCGCCACGAATGACATGAAGATTGGGATCACGAACTACCAGGGAGTTTTGGGTTCAAGCTGGGTCAGCGGAACGATCCAGGTCACGTCTGGTGTCTGGGGCACGAGCCGATTCTGCGGACCCTATGACACACTTTCGGCAACCATTCAAGCCCAGTACCCCTTCCGTTGCCCGTCAGGATTCATGGGACGCGGAAATGACGGCCAGGGAATTCCAACGCGAATTCGCGACATCACCGATGGCGCTTCGAACTCTCTGATGCTGGGCGAGACTTCGTTCAATCAGAATGCCCTCTCGGCATGGTTCTGGTTCAACGGAGTTCTCGCCACGACCGCATTCCAACTCAATCGCCCTGCGGAATGCGCTGCGGGCCTGGGACTGCCGCTTGCCCAAGGCTGGAATGCCTGTTGGTCCGACTGGCCAAACCAGCAGGGATTCAGCAGTCAGCATGTCGGTGGAGCGCATTTCTCGTTGTGCGATGGAAGTTCCCGCTTCATTTCGCAGAACATCGATTTGGGCCTGTATCGAAGCCTCGGAACGATCCAGGGAGGGGAAGTCATTGGTGAGTTCTGA
- a CDS encoding arylsulfatase has translation MRNILCIALNLLLWSAVPLAAADHPNVVLVITDDQGYGDLSCHGNPILKTPKIDALYQDSVRLADYHVAPTCSPTRGALLTGHWTNRTGVWHTILGRSLLKENQITMGQVFKDAGYATGMFGKWHLGDNYPFRPEDRGYTEVLRHGGGGVGQISDVWDNAYFGGSYFHNSKLKQVDGFCTDVFFDAARQFIKTQKTAGRPFLAYISTNAPHSPMHAPPESSAPYQQLPVDLANFFGMIGNIDDNVGRLRAFLIDEGLADNTIFIFTTDNGTALGEIVHNAGMRGKKGSEYDGGHRVPFFIHWPAGGLTGGRDVKPITAHVDILPTLIDLCRISPTESVQFDGRSLKPLFSGQASDWPDRILVTDSQRVKDPIKWKQTAVMTSRWRLINGQELYDVSTDPKQQQNIVSQHPEVVATLTKFYDAWWAELEPSFHEDAAIYLGHPAENPTSLTSHDWITSGSTPWNQNDARRALAGAENTGYWNVKIFEDGDYEFRLRRWPDPVDVALDAPLPPGAPVPGGTAFRVTPGKAVPIVHSTIEVGGQRAETKVDPGAKDVIFRLPLKAGLTRLSARFQTAKGQEIGAYYAYVKKVSLPEKTTP, from the coding sequence ATGCGAAACATTCTTTGCATCGCGCTCAATCTGTTGTTGTGGTCCGCCGTACCTCTGGCCGCGGCAGATCATCCCAATGTGGTTCTTGTGATTACGGACGATCAGGGCTATGGCGACCTGAGCTGCCACGGTAATCCCATCCTGAAGACACCGAAGATTGACGCACTCTACCAGGACTCGGTACGTCTGGCAGATTATCACGTGGCCCCGACATGCTCGCCAACGCGCGGTGCACTGCTCACCGGCCATTGGACCAATCGGACAGGAGTTTGGCACACGATACTCGGACGATCCCTACTGAAAGAAAACCAAATCACGATGGGGCAGGTCTTCAAGGATGCGGGATACGCGACCGGAATGTTTGGAAAGTGGCATTTGGGCGACAACTATCCCTTCCGCCCGGAAGATCGGGGCTACACCGAAGTCCTGCGGCATGGCGGGGGCGGCGTCGGACAGATCTCGGATGTTTGGGACAACGCCTATTTTGGCGGATCGTACTTTCATAACTCGAAACTCAAACAAGTCGATGGGTTTTGTACCGACGTTTTCTTCGACGCAGCACGCCAGTTCATCAAGACACAAAAGACCGCGGGACGTCCATTCCTGGCATACATTTCCACGAACGCCCCGCATAGCCCCATGCACGCCCCACCGGAAAGCAGCGCCCCGTATCAGCAACTGCCGGTCGACTTGGCCAACTTCTTCGGGATGATTGGCAACATTGATGACAATGTCGGTCGTCTTCGCGCATTTCTGATCGACGAAGGACTCGCCGACAACACCATCTTCATCTTCACGACGGACAATGGAACCGCGTTAGGTGAAATTGTGCACAATGCAGGCATGCGTGGCAAAAAAGGCAGCGAATATGACGGTGGCCATCGCGTTCCGTTCTTCATTCATTGGCCAGCTGGTGGGTTGACCGGCGGGCGCGATGTCAAACCGATCACGGCCCATGTCGATATTCTGCCAACGCTGATTGATTTATGCCGAATTTCACCGACGGAATCCGTCCAATTCGATGGACGCAGTTTAAAGCCACTGTTTTCAGGCCAAGCCAGTGATTGGCCCGACCGGATTCTGGTAACGGATTCGCAGCGCGTCAAAGATCCAATCAAGTGGAAGCAGACTGCCGTCATGACCAGCCGGTGGCGCCTGATCAATGGACAGGAACTCTACGACGTCTCCACCGATCCGAAACAACAGCAGAACATCGTCAGCCAGCATCCTGAAGTCGTCGCGACACTCACGAAATTCTATGACGCCTGGTGGGCAGAACTCGAACCGTCATTCCACGAAGACGCCGCAATCTATCTGGGCCATCCCGCCGAAAATCCAACAAGCCTGACGTCACACGACTGGATCACAAGCGGCTCGACACCCTGGAATCAGAATGACGCGCGGCGGGCGCTTGCCGGCGCGGAAAACACCGGGTACTGGAATGTGAAAATCTTCGAAGATGGTGATTATGAGTTTCGGTTGCGACGATGGCCCGATCCCGTTGATGTGGCCCTGGATGCTCCACTTCCGCCGGGTGCACCCGTCCCGGGAGGCACCGCTTTTCGAGTCACGCCGGGAAAGGCCGTCCCCATCGTCCATTCGACGATCGAAGTTGGAGGCCAACGCGCGGAAACAAAGGTCGATCCGGGAGCGAAAGATGTTATTTTCCGGCTTCCACTCAAAGCCGGTCTGACCCGTTTGTCGGCTCGATTTCAAACCGCAAAAGGCCAAGAAATCGGTGCCTATTATGCCTATGTTAAGAAAGTCTCATTGCCCGAAAAGACAACGCCGTGA
- a CDS encoding sulfatase family protein: MNRQFFLPFSSVVVALIQLAAVPVVADDRADVVRPNIVFLMTDDQAAGAVGCYGNREIITPHLDNLARDGVRFSNHYATTSICTASRCSVLTGLYEYRHGCNFDHGDLRRQFFAASYPAKLRASGYYTGFAGKIGFELKGEPFAALQQEFDEWAAGPGQTEYETIKNQSLAKYASQYPHCTRAYAAWAKDFLKAAKQTGRPFCMNISFKAPHLPFRPDPIDSQLYEHKTKFARHPNDGVENGRHLSPQALTSRAAKEYRQWITNFDETCKSYYALISGVDAAVGMIREALEQEGFAENTVIIFTSDNGYNCGAHGFGDKVLPYEEASRIPLIIYDPRRPKLQTNHVCAALTANVDMAPTILALAHVPSPSDIDGINLAPLLGNPDGNVRDVLPLFSFWGIPSAQSMAIVTPEWKYIYWYYGDQMQPTEELFHLTHDRLEMANLASSPQHTNLRTSLRLAYDAELVALRTKVVPDHGYPKYGKLFDRAIPWEQKADLLKPK, translated from the coding sequence ATGAACCGACAGTTCTTCTTACCGTTCAGCAGCGTCGTTGTCGCCCTGATCCAACTGGCAGCGGTTCCGGTCGTGGCCGATGATCGAGCCGACGTGGTCCGGCCAAACATTGTTTTCCTCATGACCGACGATCAGGCGGCAGGTGCTGTCGGTTGCTACGGAAACCGCGAAATCATCACGCCTCACCTGGACAATCTCGCGCGGGACGGAGTGCGCTTCAGCAATCACTATGCGACGACCTCGATCTGCACGGCAAGTCGCTGTTCTGTGCTGACAGGTTTGTACGAATACCGCCATGGCTGCAATTTCGATCACGGGGATTTGAGACGCCAGTTCTTTGCCGCGTCGTATCCTGCGAAACTGCGAGCGTCTGGATATTACACGGGCTTCGCAGGGAAAATCGGATTTGAGCTGAAAGGCGAACCGTTTGCGGCCCTTCAGCAGGAGTTTGATGAATGGGCAGCAGGTCCAGGCCAAACAGAATATGAGACGATCAAAAATCAGAGTCTCGCGAAGTACGCCTCGCAGTACCCACACTGCACGCGTGCCTACGCCGCATGGGCAAAAGATTTCTTGAAGGCGGCGAAACAAACGGGCCGCCCGTTCTGCATGAATATCAGCTTCAAGGCTCCACATCTGCCGTTCCGACCCGACCCGATCGATTCCCAACTGTACGAGCACAAAACAAAATTCGCCCGACATCCTAACGATGGCGTCGAAAATGGACGACACCTTTCGCCTCAGGCCCTCACCAGCCGGGCAGCCAAAGAATATCGTCAATGGATCACAAACTTCGATGAGACATGCAAATCGTATTATGCTTTAATCAGCGGGGTCGATGCGGCAGTCGGAATGATCCGCGAGGCACTGGAGCAGGAGGGTTTCGCTGAAAACACCGTCATCATTTTTACATCAGACAATGGTTACAACTGCGGTGCCCATGGATTCGGAGACAAAGTTCTCCCGTATGAAGAAGCCTCCAGGATCCCTTTAATCATCTACGATCCCCGGCGTCCGAAATTGCAAACAAATCACGTTTGTGCGGCACTCACAGCCAACGTCGATATGGCACCGACGATCCTCGCTCTGGCTCATGTTCCTTCCCCATCGGACATCGATGGGATAAACCTGGCACCGCTCTTAGGGAATCCCGACGGCAATGTGCGTGACGTCTTGCCTCTTTTTAGCTTCTGGGGCATTCCTTCGGCGCAATCAATGGCCATCGTCACACCCGAGTGGAAGTACATCTATTGGTACTACGGCGACCAAATGCAACCGACGGAAGAACTGTTCCATCTGACCCACGATCGATTGGAAATGGCGAACCTGGCGTCATCACCACAACACACAAACTTACGAACTTCTCTTCGCTTGGCCTACGACGCCGAGTTGGTGGCCCTTCGCACCAAAGTCGTTCCCGATCACGGATATCCCAAATACGGCAAACTCTTCGACCGAGCGATTCCATGGGAGCAAAAGGCGGACTTGCTCAAACCCAAATGA